A region from the Acyrthosiphon pisum isolate AL4f chromosome A1, pea_aphid_22Mar2018_4r6ur, whole genome shotgun sequence genome encodes:
- the LOC107882141 gene encoding phospholipase DDHD2 isoform X1: MFSTSCSLLNINKNTVNQFQESSTLSLLQQNISEVNLEESQSQCLRTAGEKLKQHLNSSCGFSNLDEYNSHIVPPRRTLENIQHTISTPLIDNSELPSTSNVVNNQNYSIVTETSNMVINKPFKTTSAPVNISSPQSQSEDLLLCIYEPIKWHWFYCKYADKNKWVPFSQKDSDAIEQAFILNDQCNESVIATDGSRFDVYLNQRIRKPVYWSDNTTNVRRCSWFLRNSNGSNFIPYDEVIATLLEEEYKAAWESNEWGRRVPVGNYEEVVFHSPTAIIHNGVSITLLNNSEETQMDQMDQAANISSLKQCIVKRGFEEFVIPSDEPSKVDHLLFIVHGIGSYCDLKMRPIYEVVDDFRSLALQLTQSHFKTSCQSEKIGRIEVLPVSWHLALHSEDIDCKLKRITLPSIPRLRNFSNDTILDVLFYTSPTFCQTIINAVGNEMNRMYSQYLSRNPNFNGHVSIGGHSLGSLISFDLLCNQQPPSPTKQTESSVASVVQKQKSKLNRGASYVTLGKAGTGQPYITYPQLKFELDYFFGFGSPIGMFVTVRGIESLGENFKFPTCPGFLNIFHPYDPVAYRIEPLINAAFENIPPFQVPHHKGRKRMHLELKDTMAHVGAALKTHLVNSVKNTWNTVYQLAMFSKVTSGRSIEYDPRIKLDQKSQTQHADSTNASKAFQSTSEYLNNKPGILNKGNRIDCVLQEAPIESFNEYLFAVGSHLCYWESEDTILLVLKEIYSILGVSPDNQIQHAILPFDIHDSENSNYPTSMQFEEPPGFNMSFGSLSSLYDDNC, encoded by the exons ATGTTTTCAACATCATGTTCCTTATTAAATAtaa ATAAGAATACTGTTAACCAATTCCAGGAATCTTCAACTCTTTCtctattacaacaaaatattagtgAAGTGAATTTGGAAGAATCCCAATCCCAATGTTTAAGAACTGCAGGTGAAAAACTTAAACAACATCTAAATAGTAGTTGTGGATTTTCTAATCTTGATGAATATAATTCTCATATTGTACCACCAAGGAGAACATTGGAAAATATTCAACATACCATCTCTACACCTCTtatag ataATTCTGAATTACCATCAACTAGTAATGTTGTGAACAACcaaaattattcaatagttACGGAAACATCAAACATGGTTATAAACAAACCATTTAAAACTACGAGTGCTCCAGTAAATATATCTTCACCGCAATCACAATcagaa gatTTATTACTTTGCATATACGAACCTATAAAATGGCATTGGTTCTATTGCAAGTAtgctgataaaaataaatgggtGCCATTTAGTCAAAAAGACTCTGATGCTATTGAACAAGcctttattttaa atgATCAGTGTAATGAATCCGTTATAGCAACAGATGGTAGTAGATTTGATGTTTACTTAAATCAAAGAATTCGTAAACCAGTTTATTGGTCTGATAACACGACTAATGTACGTCGTTGTTCTTGGTTTCTCCGTAATAGCAATGGATCTAATTTTATTCCTTATGATGAAGTCATAGCTACTCTTCTAGAG GAAGAATACAAAGCAGCTTGGGAGAGTAATGAATGGGGACGTAGAGTTCCAGTTGGTAATTACGAGGAAGTAGTTTTTCATAGTCCTACAGCTATAATCCACAACGGAGTATCTATAACACTTCTAAATAATAGTGAAGAAACTCAAATGGATCAAATGGATCAAGCAgcaaatata tcttCATTAAAACAATGCATAGTCAAACGAGGGTTTGAAGAATTTGTAATTCCTAGTGATGAACCATCAAAAGTggatcatttattatttattgtacatggAATTGGGTCTTACTGTGATTTAAAAATGAGACCAATTTATGAAGTTG tggaTGATTTTCGAAGTTTAGCTCTTCAGTTAACACAGTcacattttaaaacatcatGTCAATCAGAAAAAATTGGTAGAATTGAAGTATTACCTGTTTCGTGGCATTTAGCTCTCCATAGTGAAGATATTGATTGTAAGCTCAAAAGAATTACATTACCTTCAATTCCACGTCTCAGGAACTTTAGCAATGACACTATATTggatgttttgttttatacaagTCCTACATTTTGTCAa ACTATAATAAATGCTGTTGGAAATGAAATGAATCGAATGTATAGCCAATATTTATCAAGAAATCCAAATTTTAATGGACATGTTTCAATAGGTGGTCATAGTCTTGGATCTTTAATTTCATTTGATTTACTGTGTAATCAACAACCACCAAGTCCAACAAAACAAACT GAATCATCTGTAGCATCGGTTGTTCAAAAGCAAAAGTCTAAATTAAACCGTGGTGCATCATATGTTACATTAGGAAAAGCTGGTACTGGACAACCATATATCACTTATCCACAactaaaatttgaacttgattacttttttggttttggttcaCCTATtg GTATGTTTGTAACAGTGCGAGGTATTGAAAGCTTAGGAGAAAACTTCAAGTTTCCTACTTGTCCAGGatttctcaatatttttcacCCGTATGACCCAGTTGCCTACCGTATTGAACCATTAATTAATGCTGCTTTTGAAAATATACCTCCTTTCCAAGTGCCACATCACAAAGGGCGTAAAAGAATGcatttag aactAAAAGATACTATGGCACATGTGGGAGCAGCTTTAAAGACACATCTTGTAAATTCTGTAAAAAATACGTGGAATACTGTTTATCAGTTGGCAATGTTTTCTAAAGTAACTTCAGGTCGTTCAATAGAATACGACCCTAGGATT aaaTTAGATCAGAAATCACAAACTCAACATGCAGATTCTACAAATGCCTCAAAAGCGTTTCAGAGTACGTCTGAATACCTTAATAACAAACCTGGTATTCTAAACAAAGGTAATAGAATAGATTGTGTTTTACAAGAGGCACCAATTGAAAGTTTTAATGAATACTTATTTGCTGTAGGCAGTCATTTATGTTATTG ggAATCTGAAGACACCATTTTGTTAGTATTGAAGGAAATTTATTCAATACTTGGAGTATCACCTGATAATCAAATTCAACATGCTATACTACCATTTGATATCCACGATAGCGAAAATTCTAATTATCCAACTAGTATGCAATTTGAGGAGCCACCAGGATTTAACATGTCTTTTGGATCATTATCTTCACTTTATGATGATAACTGTTAA
- the LOC107882141 gene encoding phospholipase DDHD2 isoform X2 — MSDITENKEDTSSSNIIKENSHSQINTTDKNTVNQFQESSTLSLLQQNISEVNLEESQSQCLRTAGEKLKQHLNSSCGFSNLDEYNSHIVPPRRTLENIQHTISTPLIDNSELPSTSNVVNNQNYSIVTETSNMVINKPFKTTSAPVNISSPQSQSEDLLLCIYEPIKWHWFYCKYADKNKWVPFSQKDSDAIEQAFILNDQCNESVIATDGSRFDVYLNQRIRKPVYWSDNTTNVRRCSWFLRNSNGSNFIPYDEVIATLLEEEYKAAWESNEWGRRVPVGNYEEVVFHSPTAIIHNGVSITLLNNSEETQMDQMDQAANISSLKQCIVKRGFEEFVIPSDEPSKVDHLLFIVHGIGSYCDLKMRPIYEVVDDFRSLALQLTQSHFKTSCQSEKIGRIEVLPVSWHLALHSEDIDCKLKRITLPSIPRLRNFSNDTILDVLFYTSPTFCQTIINAVGNEMNRMYSQYLSRNPNFNGHVSIGGHSLGSLISFDLLCNQQPPSPTKQTESSVASVVQKQKSKLNRGASYVTLGKAGTGQPYITYPQLKFELDYFFGFGSPIGMFVTVRGIESLGENFKFPTCPGFLNIFHPYDPVAYRIEPLINAAFENIPPFQVPHHKGRKRMHLELKDTMAHVGAALKTHLVNSVKNTWNTVYQLAMFSKVTSGRSIEYDPRIKLDQKSQTQHADSTNASKAFQSTSEYLNNKPGILNKGNRIDCVLQEAPIESFNEYLFAVGSHLCYWESEDTILLVLKEIYSILGVSPDNQIQHAILPFDIHDSENSNYPTSMQFEEPPGFNMSFGSLSSLYDDNC, encoded by the exons ATAAGAATACTGTTAACCAATTCCAGGAATCTTCAACTCTTTCtctattacaacaaaatattagtgAAGTGAATTTGGAAGAATCCCAATCCCAATGTTTAAGAACTGCAGGTGAAAAACTTAAACAACATCTAAATAGTAGTTGTGGATTTTCTAATCTTGATGAATATAATTCTCATATTGTACCACCAAGGAGAACATTGGAAAATATTCAACATACCATCTCTACACCTCTtatag ataATTCTGAATTACCATCAACTAGTAATGTTGTGAACAACcaaaattattcaatagttACGGAAACATCAAACATGGTTATAAACAAACCATTTAAAACTACGAGTGCTCCAGTAAATATATCTTCACCGCAATCACAATcagaa gatTTATTACTTTGCATATACGAACCTATAAAATGGCATTGGTTCTATTGCAAGTAtgctgataaaaataaatgggtGCCATTTAGTCAAAAAGACTCTGATGCTATTGAACAAGcctttattttaa atgATCAGTGTAATGAATCCGTTATAGCAACAGATGGTAGTAGATTTGATGTTTACTTAAATCAAAGAATTCGTAAACCAGTTTATTGGTCTGATAACACGACTAATGTACGTCGTTGTTCTTGGTTTCTCCGTAATAGCAATGGATCTAATTTTATTCCTTATGATGAAGTCATAGCTACTCTTCTAGAG GAAGAATACAAAGCAGCTTGGGAGAGTAATGAATGGGGACGTAGAGTTCCAGTTGGTAATTACGAGGAAGTAGTTTTTCATAGTCCTACAGCTATAATCCACAACGGAGTATCTATAACACTTCTAAATAATAGTGAAGAAACTCAAATGGATCAAATGGATCAAGCAgcaaatata tcttCATTAAAACAATGCATAGTCAAACGAGGGTTTGAAGAATTTGTAATTCCTAGTGATGAACCATCAAAAGTggatcatttattatttattgtacatggAATTGGGTCTTACTGTGATTTAAAAATGAGACCAATTTATGAAGTTG tggaTGATTTTCGAAGTTTAGCTCTTCAGTTAACACAGTcacattttaaaacatcatGTCAATCAGAAAAAATTGGTAGAATTGAAGTATTACCTGTTTCGTGGCATTTAGCTCTCCATAGTGAAGATATTGATTGTAAGCTCAAAAGAATTACATTACCTTCAATTCCACGTCTCAGGAACTTTAGCAATGACACTATATTggatgttttgttttatacaagTCCTACATTTTGTCAa ACTATAATAAATGCTGTTGGAAATGAAATGAATCGAATGTATAGCCAATATTTATCAAGAAATCCAAATTTTAATGGACATGTTTCAATAGGTGGTCATAGTCTTGGATCTTTAATTTCATTTGATTTACTGTGTAATCAACAACCACCAAGTCCAACAAAACAAACT GAATCATCTGTAGCATCGGTTGTTCAAAAGCAAAAGTCTAAATTAAACCGTGGTGCATCATATGTTACATTAGGAAAAGCTGGTACTGGACAACCATATATCACTTATCCACAactaaaatttgaacttgattacttttttggttttggttcaCCTATtg GTATGTTTGTAACAGTGCGAGGTATTGAAAGCTTAGGAGAAAACTTCAAGTTTCCTACTTGTCCAGGatttctcaatatttttcacCCGTATGACCCAGTTGCCTACCGTATTGAACCATTAATTAATGCTGCTTTTGAAAATATACCTCCTTTCCAAGTGCCACATCACAAAGGGCGTAAAAGAATGcatttag aactAAAAGATACTATGGCACATGTGGGAGCAGCTTTAAAGACACATCTTGTAAATTCTGTAAAAAATACGTGGAATACTGTTTATCAGTTGGCAATGTTTTCTAAAGTAACTTCAGGTCGTTCAATAGAATACGACCCTAGGATT aaaTTAGATCAGAAATCACAAACTCAACATGCAGATTCTACAAATGCCTCAAAAGCGTTTCAGAGTACGTCTGAATACCTTAATAACAAACCTGGTATTCTAAACAAAGGTAATAGAATAGATTGTGTTTTACAAGAGGCACCAATTGAAAGTTTTAATGAATACTTATTTGCTGTAGGCAGTCATTTATGTTATTG ggAATCTGAAGACACCATTTTGTTAGTATTGAAGGAAATTTATTCAATACTTGGAGTATCACCTGATAATCAAATTCAACATGCTATACTACCATTTGATATCCACGATAGCGAAAATTCTAATTATCCAACTAGTATGCAATTTGAGGAGCCACCAGGATTTAACATGTCTTTTGGATCATTATCTTCACTTTATGATGATAACTGTTAA
- the LOC107882141 gene encoding phospholipase DDHD2 isoform X4 → MVINKPFKTTSAPVNISSPQSQSEDLLLCIYEPIKWHWFYCKYADKNKWVPFSQKDSDAIEQAFILNDQCNESVIATDGSRFDVYLNQRIRKPVYWSDNTTNVRRCSWFLRNSNGSNFIPYDEVIATLLEEEYKAAWESNEWGRRVPVGNYEEVVFHSPTAIIHNGVSITLLNNSEETQMDQMDQAANISSLKQCIVKRGFEEFVIPSDEPSKVDHLLFIVHGIGSYCDLKMRPIYEVVDDFRSLALQLTQSHFKTSCQSEKIGRIEVLPVSWHLALHSEDIDCKLKRITLPSIPRLRNFSNDTILDVLFYTSPTFCQTIINAVGNEMNRMYSQYLSRNPNFNGHVSIGGHSLGSLISFDLLCNQQPPSPTKQTESSVASVVQKQKSKLNRGASYVTLGKAGTGQPYITYPQLKFELDYFFGFGSPIGMFVTVRGIESLGENFKFPTCPGFLNIFHPYDPVAYRIEPLINAAFENIPPFQVPHHKGRKRMHLELKDTMAHVGAALKTHLVNSVKNTWNTVYQLAMFSKVTSGRSIEYDPRIKLDQKSQTQHADSTNASKAFQSTSEYLNNKPGILNKGNRIDCVLQEAPIESFNEYLFAVGSHLCYWESEDTILLVLKEIYSILGVSPDNQIQHAILPFDIHDSENSNYPTSMQFEEPPGFNMSFGSLSSLYDDNC, encoded by the exons ATGGTTATAAACAAACCATTTAAAACTACGAGTGCTCCAGTAAATATATCTTCACCGCAATCACAATcagaa gatTTATTACTTTGCATATACGAACCTATAAAATGGCATTGGTTCTATTGCAAGTAtgctgataaaaataaatgggtGCCATTTAGTCAAAAAGACTCTGATGCTATTGAACAAGcctttattttaa atgATCAGTGTAATGAATCCGTTATAGCAACAGATGGTAGTAGATTTGATGTTTACTTAAATCAAAGAATTCGTAAACCAGTTTATTGGTCTGATAACACGACTAATGTACGTCGTTGTTCTTGGTTTCTCCGTAATAGCAATGGATCTAATTTTATTCCTTATGATGAAGTCATAGCTACTCTTCTAGAG GAAGAATACAAAGCAGCTTGGGAGAGTAATGAATGGGGACGTAGAGTTCCAGTTGGTAATTACGAGGAAGTAGTTTTTCATAGTCCTACAGCTATAATCCACAACGGAGTATCTATAACACTTCTAAATAATAGTGAAGAAACTCAAATGGATCAAATGGATCAAGCAgcaaatata tcttCATTAAAACAATGCATAGTCAAACGAGGGTTTGAAGAATTTGTAATTCCTAGTGATGAACCATCAAAAGTggatcatttattatttattgtacatggAATTGGGTCTTACTGTGATTTAAAAATGAGACCAATTTATGAAGTTG tggaTGATTTTCGAAGTTTAGCTCTTCAGTTAACACAGTcacattttaaaacatcatGTCAATCAGAAAAAATTGGTAGAATTGAAGTATTACCTGTTTCGTGGCATTTAGCTCTCCATAGTGAAGATATTGATTGTAAGCTCAAAAGAATTACATTACCTTCAATTCCACGTCTCAGGAACTTTAGCAATGACACTATATTggatgttttgttttatacaagTCCTACATTTTGTCAa ACTATAATAAATGCTGTTGGAAATGAAATGAATCGAATGTATAGCCAATATTTATCAAGAAATCCAAATTTTAATGGACATGTTTCAATAGGTGGTCATAGTCTTGGATCTTTAATTTCATTTGATTTACTGTGTAATCAACAACCACCAAGTCCAACAAAACAAACT GAATCATCTGTAGCATCGGTTGTTCAAAAGCAAAAGTCTAAATTAAACCGTGGTGCATCATATGTTACATTAGGAAAAGCTGGTACTGGACAACCATATATCACTTATCCACAactaaaatttgaacttgattacttttttggttttggttcaCCTATtg GTATGTTTGTAACAGTGCGAGGTATTGAAAGCTTAGGAGAAAACTTCAAGTTTCCTACTTGTCCAGGatttctcaatatttttcacCCGTATGACCCAGTTGCCTACCGTATTGAACCATTAATTAATGCTGCTTTTGAAAATATACCTCCTTTCCAAGTGCCACATCACAAAGGGCGTAAAAGAATGcatttag aactAAAAGATACTATGGCACATGTGGGAGCAGCTTTAAAGACACATCTTGTAAATTCTGTAAAAAATACGTGGAATACTGTTTATCAGTTGGCAATGTTTTCTAAAGTAACTTCAGGTCGTTCAATAGAATACGACCCTAGGATT aaaTTAGATCAGAAATCACAAACTCAACATGCAGATTCTACAAATGCCTCAAAAGCGTTTCAGAGTACGTCTGAATACCTTAATAACAAACCTGGTATTCTAAACAAAGGTAATAGAATAGATTGTGTTTTACAAGAGGCACCAATTGAAAGTTTTAATGAATACTTATTTGCTGTAGGCAGTCATTTATGTTATTG ggAATCTGAAGACACCATTTTGTTAGTATTGAAGGAAATTTATTCAATACTTGGAGTATCACCTGATAATCAAATTCAACATGCTATACTACCATTTGATATCCACGATAGCGAAAATTCTAATTATCCAACTAGTATGCAATTTGAGGAGCCACCAGGATTTAACATGTCTTTTGGATCATTATCTTCACTTTATGATGATAACTGTTAA
- the LOC107882141 gene encoding phospholipase DDHD2 isoform X3, producing the protein MFSTSCSLLNINKNTVNQFQESSTLSLLQQNISEVNLEESQSQCLRTAGEKLKQHLNSSCGFSNLDEYNSHIVPPRRTLENIQHTISTPLIDNSELPSTSNVVNNQNYSIVTETSNMVINKPFKTTSAPVNISSPQSQSEDLLLCIYEPIKWHWFYCKYADKNKWVPFSQKDSDAIEQAFILNDQCNESVIATDGSRFDVYLNQRIRKPVYWSDNTTNVRRCSWFLRNSNGSNFIPYDEVIATLLEEEYKAAWESNEWGRRVPVGNYEEVVFHSPTAIIHNGVSITLLNNSEETQMDQMDQAANISSLKQCIVKRGFEEFVIPSDEPSKVDHLLFIVHGIGSYCDLKMRPIYEVVDDFRSLALQLTQSHFKTSCQSEKIGRIEVLPVSWHLALHSEDIDCKLKRITLPSIPRLRNFSNDTILDVLFYTSPTFCQTIINAVGNEMNRMYSQYLSRNPNFNGHVSIGGHSLGSLISFDLLCNQQPPSPTKQTESSVASVVQKQKSKLNRGASYVTLGKAGTGQPYITYPQLKFELDYFFGFGSPIGMFVTVRGIESLGENFKFPTCPGFLNIFHPYDPVAYRIEPLINAAFENIPPFQVPHHKGRKRMHLELKDTMAHVGAALKTHLVNSVKNTWNTVYQLAMFSKVTSGRSIEYDPRIWRRELFFL; encoded by the exons ATGTTTTCAACATCATGTTCCTTATTAAATAtaa ATAAGAATACTGTTAACCAATTCCAGGAATCTTCAACTCTTTCtctattacaacaaaatattagtgAAGTGAATTTGGAAGAATCCCAATCCCAATGTTTAAGAACTGCAGGTGAAAAACTTAAACAACATCTAAATAGTAGTTGTGGATTTTCTAATCTTGATGAATATAATTCTCATATTGTACCACCAAGGAGAACATTGGAAAATATTCAACATACCATCTCTACACCTCTtatag ataATTCTGAATTACCATCAACTAGTAATGTTGTGAACAACcaaaattattcaatagttACGGAAACATCAAACATGGTTATAAACAAACCATTTAAAACTACGAGTGCTCCAGTAAATATATCTTCACCGCAATCACAATcagaa gatTTATTACTTTGCATATACGAACCTATAAAATGGCATTGGTTCTATTGCAAGTAtgctgataaaaataaatgggtGCCATTTAGTCAAAAAGACTCTGATGCTATTGAACAAGcctttattttaa atgATCAGTGTAATGAATCCGTTATAGCAACAGATGGTAGTAGATTTGATGTTTACTTAAATCAAAGAATTCGTAAACCAGTTTATTGGTCTGATAACACGACTAATGTACGTCGTTGTTCTTGGTTTCTCCGTAATAGCAATGGATCTAATTTTATTCCTTATGATGAAGTCATAGCTACTCTTCTAGAG GAAGAATACAAAGCAGCTTGGGAGAGTAATGAATGGGGACGTAGAGTTCCAGTTGGTAATTACGAGGAAGTAGTTTTTCATAGTCCTACAGCTATAATCCACAACGGAGTATCTATAACACTTCTAAATAATAGTGAAGAAACTCAAATGGATCAAATGGATCAAGCAgcaaatata tcttCATTAAAACAATGCATAGTCAAACGAGGGTTTGAAGAATTTGTAATTCCTAGTGATGAACCATCAAAAGTggatcatttattatttattgtacatggAATTGGGTCTTACTGTGATTTAAAAATGAGACCAATTTATGAAGTTG tggaTGATTTTCGAAGTTTAGCTCTTCAGTTAACACAGTcacattttaaaacatcatGTCAATCAGAAAAAATTGGTAGAATTGAAGTATTACCTGTTTCGTGGCATTTAGCTCTCCATAGTGAAGATATTGATTGTAAGCTCAAAAGAATTACATTACCTTCAATTCCACGTCTCAGGAACTTTAGCAATGACACTATATTggatgttttgttttatacaagTCCTACATTTTGTCAa ACTATAATAAATGCTGTTGGAAATGAAATGAATCGAATGTATAGCCAATATTTATCAAGAAATCCAAATTTTAATGGACATGTTTCAATAGGTGGTCATAGTCTTGGATCTTTAATTTCATTTGATTTACTGTGTAATCAACAACCACCAAGTCCAACAAAACAAACT GAATCATCTGTAGCATCGGTTGTTCAAAAGCAAAAGTCTAAATTAAACCGTGGTGCATCATATGTTACATTAGGAAAAGCTGGTACTGGACAACCATATATCACTTATCCACAactaaaatttgaacttgattacttttttggttttggttcaCCTATtg GTATGTTTGTAACAGTGCGAGGTATTGAAAGCTTAGGAGAAAACTTCAAGTTTCCTACTTGTCCAGGatttctcaatatttttcacCCGTATGACCCAGTTGCCTACCGTATTGAACCATTAATTAATGCTGCTTTTGAAAATATACCTCCTTTCCAAGTGCCACATCACAAAGGGCGTAAAAGAATGcatttag aactAAAAGATACTATGGCACATGTGGGAGCAGCTTTAAAGACACATCTTGTAAATTCTGTAAAAAATACGTGGAATACTGTTTATCAGTTGGCAATGTTTTCTAAAGTAACTTCAGGTCGTTCAATAGAATACGACCCTAGGATT TGGCGGCgtgagcttttttttttatga